Proteins from a genomic interval of Calditerrivibrio sp.:
- the rfbB gene encoding dTDP-glucose 4,6-dehydratase, which produces MSFEDYRMLVTGGAGFIGSNFIRYLFEKVGFKGVVVNLDLLTYAGNLMNLKDIAETYGGTSYFFEHGDICDRQKVEHIFEKYKINIVVHFAAESHVDRSILGPEEFVRTNVHGTFVLLDVAKKRWVDSPNKFIRFHHISTDEVYGSLGETGYFYETTPYDPRSPYSASKAASDHLVRAFFHTYGLPITISNCSNNYGPYHFPEKLIPLMILNMLDEKPLPVYGDGKNVRDWLYVEDHCSAVWKIVTDGSVGETYNIGGENEWTNIDLVHRLCEIVATKTGKPRDYYKRLITFVKDRPGHDRRYAINCDKIKRELGWRQSVDFEEGLSKTVDWYLNNTDWVSHVKSGEYKRWIEKNYGKR; this is translated from the coding sequence ATGAGTTTTGAAGACTACAGAATGTTAGTTACGGGTGGAGCAGGTTTTATTGGTAGTAACTTTATCAGATATCTGTTTGAAAAAGTTGGGTTTAAAGGGGTGGTAGTAAATTTAGATCTTCTCACATACGCTGGTAACCTTATGAACTTGAAAGATATAGCTGAGACCTATGGGGGTACAAGCTACTTTTTTGAACATGGTGATATATGCGATAGACAAAAAGTGGAACATATATTTGAAAAGTATAAAATAAATATTGTTGTTCATTTTGCTGCGGAAAGTCATGTGGATAGGTCGATTTTAGGGCCAGAGGAGTTTGTTAGGACAAATGTGCATGGTACCTTTGTTCTCCTTGATGTGGCGAAGAAAAGGTGGGTTGACTCTCCAAATAAGTTTATAAGGTTTCATCATATCTCTACTGATGAGGTTTATGGTAGCTTAGGGGAGACGGGCTATTTTTATGAAACTACACCCTATGATCCCAGAAGCCCCTATTCAGCTTCAAAAGCTGCATCGGATCATCTGGTGAGGGCATTTTTTCATACATATGGTTTACCTATCACCATTTCAAACTGCTCAAATAATTATGGTCCATATCATTTTCCGGAGAAGTTGATCCCTCTCATGATACTGAATATGCTCGATGAAAAACCTTTACCGGTGTATGGGGATGGCAAGAATGTCAGGGACTGGCTTTATGTGGAGGATCATTGTAGTGCTGTATGGAAAATTGTTACTGATGGTAGCGTAGGGGAGACATACAATATCGGCGGTGAAAACGAATGGACAAATATAGATCTCGTTCATCGATTATGTGAAATAGTAGCTACAAAGACTGGTAAACCCAGGGATTATTACAAAAGATTGATTACCTTTGTTAAAGATAGGCCGGGCCATGATCGTAGATATGCGATAAACTGTGATAAGATAAAAAGGGAACTGGGTTGGAGGCAAAGCGTTGACTTTGAAGAGGGGTTAAGTAAAACGGTAGATTGGTATCTCAACAATACTGACTGGGTATCACATGTTAAATCAGGTGAATATAAGCGCTGGATAGAGAAAAACTATGGTAAAAGATAG
- a CDS encoding DUF721 domain-containing protein has translation MQRIGEVISLEVFNENVNTLVLIIKHWKRIMGDFIGENSLPIKLTDGKLTVIVPDNIWMMEFTMMKQDFVQRLADFGYGGVKDIKFVVKKFSPIKEEPFTPKPVTDDMLRMVKECSKPIKDENLKGSFEKAFLSWLRSL, from the coding sequence ATGCAGAGAATAGGAGAAGTAATAAGTTTAGAAGTTTTCAACGAAAATGTAAACACCCTTGTCCTTATAATCAAACATTGGAAAAGAATTATGGGGGATTTTATAGGGGAAAATTCATTACCTATAAAACTTACAGATGGAAAACTAACGGTAATTGTCCCGGATAATATCTGGATGATGGAATTTACAATGATGAAACAGGATTTTGTTCAGAGGTTAGCTGATTTTGGATACGGTGGTGTGAAAGATATCAAATTTGTTGTAAAAAAATTCTCCCCGATAAAAGAGGAACCTTTCACACCCAAACCTGTTACTGATGATATGCTAAGAATGGTTAAGGAATGTTCAAAACCTATAAAAGATGAGAATCTTAAGGGAAGTTTTGAAAAAGCTTTTTTAAGCTGGCTTAGATCATTGTGA
- the rfbD gene encoding dTDP-4-dehydrorhamnose reductase, translating into MKVLDTKLRGVKIIETEYYGDNRGWFTESYNKERFLQHGIAVDFVQDNHSFSAHKGVLRGIHFQNNPKAQSKLVRCIRGRILDVVVDLRKGSNTYKQWISVELSDENRRQIFIPKGFGHGFVALTDNVEIQYKVDEYYSKEYDRTIRYDDPEINVQWGTKDPILSDKDKNAPFLRDSDLNFTIKVLVTGVKGQLGYDVVKRLKELGIEVIGVDVDEFDITDKQQTEDFIKGVNPDLVVHCSAYTAVDKAEDEKDICYNVNVNGTRYIAEVCKRIDATLCYISTDYVFDGQGESPFEVHDPTSPINYYGFTKAEGEKIVRDILEKYFIIRTSWVFGLNGHNFVKTMLKLAETKNEIRVVADQIGSPTYTADLAILICEMIQTDRYGIYHATNEGFCSWYEFASEIFKLANRNVRVVPISSNEYIAKANRPKNSKLSKRILDEKGFKRLPHWRDALERYLKELI; encoded by the coding sequence ATGAAAGTTTTAGATACGAAGTTAAGAGGCGTTAAAATCATAGAGACTGAGTATTATGGTGATAATAGGGGTTGGTTCACAGAAAGTTATAATAAAGAGCGGTTTTTACAACATGGTATTGCTGTAGATTTTGTTCAGGATAACCACTCTTTTTCTGCCCACAAGGGTGTATTACGAGGGATACATTTTCAAAACAATCCAAAAGCCCAGTCGAAGTTGGTAAGGTGTATAAGGGGAAGAATCCTTGATGTCGTTGTGGATCTTAGAAAAGGATCAAATACATACAAGCAATGGATTTCGGTGGAGTTAAGCGATGAAAACAGAAGACAGATATTCATCCCCAAAGGGTTTGGGCATGGCTTTGTTGCGTTGACGGATAATGTGGAGATACAGTATAAAGTGGATGAATACTATTCTAAAGAATATGACAGAACTATAAGGTACGATGACCCGGAGATCAATGTTCAGTGGGGTACAAAGGATCCCATTTTATCTGATAAAGATAAAAATGCACCTTTTCTTAGAGATAGCGATCTGAACTTTACCATAAAGGTTCTCGTTACAGGAGTTAAGGGGCAATTGGGTTATGATGTGGTAAAGAGATTAAAAGAATTGGGTATCGAGGTCATTGGTGTGGATGTAGATGAGTTTGATATCACTGATAAGCAACAAACTGAAGATTTCATAAAAGGGGTTAACCCAGATCTGGTGGTACATTGTTCGGCCTATACCGCTGTAGATAAAGCTGAAGATGAAAAAGATATATGTTATAATGTAAATGTTAATGGGACCAGGTATATTGCAGAAGTTTGTAAAAGGATTGATGCCACATTGTGTTATATAAGTACTGATTATGTTTTTGATGGGCAAGGGGAAAGCCCCTTTGAAGTCCACGATCCAACTTCTCCTATAAACTATTATGGTTTTACTAAAGCAGAAGGGGAGAAGATAGTAAGGGATATTCTTGAAAAGTATTTTATCATCAGGACATCATGGGTATTTGGATTAAATGGGCATAATTTTGTAAAAACGATGTTAAAATTAGCAGAAACAAAAAATGAGATAAGGGTTGTCGCAGATCAGATAGGATCTCCCACCTATACTGCAGATCTGGCTATTTTGATCTGTGAGATGATACAGACTGATAGGTATGGTATTTATCACGCCACAAATGAAGGTTTTTGTAGTTGGTATGAATTTGCATCGGAGATCTTTAAGTTAGCCAACAGAAATGTGAGGGTAGTACCAATAAGTTCCAATGAATATATAGCAAAGGCTAATAGACCTAAAAACTCTAAACTTTCTAAAAGAATATTAGATGAAAAAGGCTTTAAAAGACTACCCCACTGGAGGGATGCGTTAGAAAGGTATTTGAAGGAGTTAATATGA